The Bdellovibrio sp. GT3 genome contains the following window.
AAAGTTGAGTTACTCTATTTCGCCACATCCAATATCGTAATTTAAGGTAAATAGACGAAGCTGTACCTTGGGCTTAAATCATTTTGAGGTCAAAGTTGGCAGTTTGTACAACCGGAGAAAAAAAAGCCTGCTTTTAGGAGCAGGCTTTTGTTAAAGCATTAATCTAGTTATCGTTCTTTTGACGGAACTTATGGCGGCGATAGTCTTCCAACGTCAAAAAGCCGTAGGTTTTTTTGCGGTAGATTTCGATTGTCTCTGCTTCGACGTCTTCCATCACTTCTTCCATAAAATCGATAGGGATGTTGCCTAGTCCCATCAATTGCAGCGTGTAGATGTGCACCACGCGATTGATGAAATCCGGGGTTTTTTCCCGCATGTTTTTGGTTTCTAGAAGTTGGGTCTCAACGATTTTCAGCAAAGCATCATTTTTCATATTCAATTTATCGGAATGCGAAATCGGAACCTAAGTACTTGTTGGAAATTTGGCCCAAAGAATGACACAATCAGCAGGATGAAAGCCATGACCCAACAAGAACTTAACAACTTTGTGAATCACTTTGAGCAGGTGCTCATGGGGGCACAGTTGCAGGACGTGTTGGCTAACGACCGTGGTCTGGCTTTGTCATTTCATAATAGAACACAGTTCTGGCTGATACTGGACCTTGTGCCTAACACCCCTATGATGCTGGTTTTTGAAAATCAGTGTCCCTTTAAGAAGGGTCCCAAGCCCAAACCGGTAGGGTTGTTTTTGAATTCCAACGCCAAAAATCTTTATGTGTCGGGATTTAAAGTACTCAGTGAGTTCGGCCGCGTGGCAGTGCTGACTTTGTCCAACACCACCATCACCTGTGAGCTTGAAGTTCGTTTGATTCCCAAGCAATGCAATCTTCTGGTGCGTGCCGAAGGTAAAACCATCGCTTGGGAAAAGCCCATGGATTTGAAGCCGGCACCAACGGTGGAAAATCCACCTGAGCCAAGAGGGTTGGTTGAAATCCATCAAGAATGGCTGGGTGAGCAAAGACAGGACAAGAAACCGTCGTTGGATCCGGTCGCGCAATGGGAAAAACAAAAGCAAAAGGATCTTGAGAAAAAGCGCAAGGCCCTTGATGAGATCCAAAAGCAGATCGAGAATGAAAAACATCTGGAGTGGCAGGAGACAGGAAATTTCCTGGTGGCCAATCGCACTTTGGAAGTTCCCGAACATTTGGTAAGTTTTGTGAACCCGCGGGAATCCTTAAGCTGGAATATTGAAAATACGTTTTCAAAATCCAAACAGTTGGTGGCCAAAAAAGATGGAGCCCGGGAACGCTTGGGGGAGCTGCAAAAAGAAATTGCGACTCTTGAAAAGTCCCAATATCGCGAAAAACAGTCAGGCAAATCCGGTCTTGTGGATTTGATGCACAAGGCAGAGGCGCGAGGGCGTAAGTTTGTTCTGGAGTCCGGAGCATTGGCTTATTGTGGAAAATCAGCGGCTGATAATTTAGCACTGCTTCGTCAAGCCAAAGCTTGGGACTATTGGCTGCATTTGAAGGACTATCCAGGGGCTCATGCCATTATTCACCGTCAGCGCGAGCAGGAAATCAGTCAGGCCGACATTCAGGAAGTGGCTTCGTGGGTCGCACGTGAGTCGCTTTCCTCAAAATCGCTGATGGTGGGGCAAAAAGTCGCTGTCGTCATGGTGGAGTGCCGTTTTGTACGTCCCATCAAGGGCGATAAATTGGGAAGAGTCACCTATCATTCGGAAAAGACATTTCATTTTTCTTTGCGTCAATCCTGACGAGTCTTGACTGACACTCTGTGCAGTCTAAAATTTTCACATGATAACTGTAAAAGATCTCACCAAAGATTACGGTCCCCGCAGAGCCATTGATCATTTGAATTTTTCAGTGAACAAGGGCGATGTTGTGGGTTTCTTAGGTCCCAATGGCGCCGGCAAGTCCACCACAATGAAAATCATCACAGGATTCATGGCTCCAAGTCATGGGTCGGCATCCGTCGCTGGATATGATGTTTTTGAAAACCCATTGGAAGTAAAAAAGCGCATCGGCTACTTGCCGGAAACTCCACCTGTGTATGGTGACATGTATGTGCGCGATTATCTGCGCTATGTGGCAGCTCTCAAGCAAGTGCCCAAAGAGAAAATTGAAAAGTCCGTCGACATGGCGATCGAAAAAACCAATTTGGGAGAAGTGCAAAAGCGTTTGATTCAACACTTGTCCAAAGGGTTTAAACAACGTGTGGGTATCGCCCAGGCGATTGTGTCGGATCCTGAAGTTTTGATTTTGGATGAGCCGACCGTAGGTTTGGATCCAAAACAAGTGGCCGAGATCCGGGATCTGATCAAAGCCTTGCGCGGTCAGCACACGATTATTCTTTCCACGCACATTCTGCCGGAAGTGCAGGCGACGTGCGAAAAGATCATCATCATCAATAAAGGTAAAATCGTCATCGAGGACAGTATTCATCATTTGGCCACTATGGAACAGGGGCAAAGCCGCCTGACGATCCGTGTGGCCAAGGATGTTTCCGATATGAAATCCGTTTTAGGGGACATGTCAGAAATCCTTTCAGTGCAAATGGGGAAATCCCACAAAGAGTGGCGCATCGATGTTCGTGGTGGCGATGAAATCGTTGCTGCGGTTTCTTCAAGACTGGTGAATCAAGGTTTAGGACTGCTTGAATTCAGTCCAAGTAAAATGGATTTGGAAGATGTGTTCCTAAGGCTCACATACGGCAAAGACGGAGGTGGGCGATGAATGGGGCTTGGATTATTTTGAAAAAGGAACTGAAAGGTTTCTTCTTCAATCCGACGTATTGGATCAT
Protein-coding sequences here:
- a CDS encoding DNA-dependent DNA polymerase translates to MKNDALLKIVETQLLETKNMREKTPDFINRVVHIYTLQLMGLGNIPIDFMEEVMEDVEAETIEIYRKKTYGFLTLEDYRRHKFRQKNDN
- a CDS encoding DUF814 domain-containing protein, with amino-acid sequence MKAMTQQELNNFVNHFEQVLMGAQLQDVLANDRGLALSFHNRTQFWLILDLVPNTPMMLVFENQCPFKKGPKPKPVGLFLNSNAKNLYVSGFKVLSEFGRVAVLTLSNTTITCELEVRLIPKQCNLLVRAEGKTIAWEKPMDLKPAPTVENPPEPRGLVEIHQEWLGEQRQDKKPSLDPVAQWEKQKQKDLEKKRKALDEIQKQIENEKHLEWQETGNFLVANRTLEVPEHLVSFVNPRESLSWNIENTFSKSKQLVAKKDGARERLGELQKEIATLEKSQYREKQSGKSGLVDLMHKAEARGRKFVLESGALAYCGKSAADNLALLRQAKAWDYWLHLKDYPGAHAIIHRQREQEISQADIQEVASWVARESLSSKSLMVGQKVAVVMVECRFVRPIKGDKLGRVTYHSEKTFHFSLRQS
- a CDS encoding ABC transporter ATP-binding protein; amino-acid sequence: MITVKDLTKDYGPRRAIDHLNFSVNKGDVVGFLGPNGAGKSTTMKIITGFMAPSHGSASVAGYDVFENPLEVKKRIGYLPETPPVYGDMYVRDYLRYVAALKQVPKEKIEKSVDMAIEKTNLGEVQKRLIQHLSKGFKQRVGIAQAIVSDPEVLILDEPTVGLDPKQVAEIRDLIKALRGQHTIILSTHILPEVQATCEKIIIINKGKIVIEDSIHHLATMEQGQSRLTIRVAKDVSDMKSVLGDMSEILSVQMGKSHKEWRIDVRGGDEIVAAVSSRLVNQGLGLLEFSPSKMDLEDVFLRLTYGKDGGGR